GCCTGACTATGCAATCGATCGATCAATTTCTGCCTTCTCTTAAAACCCCATTCAAAGCGGTTATTACCATGCACCAGAAACCTGATGGGGATGCCATGGGCTCTTCATTGGGATTATACCATTTCCTGAAAGCCCTGGGTCATGATGTTACAGTCATTTCTCCTACCAATTGGGCCAATTTCCTGGATTGGATGCCCGGATGCAGCGAAGTAGTGGATTTTGAGCAGCGAAAACATTATGCGCTGGATATCATTAACAATGCAGAAGTGATCTTTTGCCTTGATTTTAATGTGCTCCATCGTACCAAACACATGGAGCAGCCTTTGACCGACGCGAAATGTACAAAGATCCTGATCGATCATCACCAGCAACCCCAGGAAGAAGCATTTACTTATGGTATCAGTGATACATCCAAAAGTTCTACCTGCGAAATGGTCTATGACTTTATCATGTCTTCCGGACATGCGGATCTGCTGAATATCGCCATGGCAGAATGTCTTTATACCGGTCTTATGACGGACACTGGATCTTTCCGTTTCCCTGCTACGACCGCTTCTGTTCATAGAATGGCCGCCCATCTGAAAGAAACGGGAATGAATCATACCAAAGTGCATGAAAGCATCTATGATAGTTTCCTGGAAAACAGATTGCGCTTTATTGGCCACGCTTTGTTGAACAGAATGGAAGTTTTGTATGAATACAATACGAGTCTGATGTATATTACACGGGCAGATTTACAAAAGTTTGATATCAAAACAGGCGATACTGAAGGATTGGTGAATTATTTATTGACCATTCAGGGGATCAAACTAGGTGCCATCGTGATTGATAGAGATGAAGAGCGGAAATGGAGTTTTAGAAGCAAAGGCGATTTTGATGTGAACACATTTGCGAGAAAACATTTTGAAGGCGGCGGACATAAAAATGCGGCAGGAGGGAGAAGTAGTGAGAGTCTGGAAACAACGGTCAAACAATTTAAAGAGATCATAAAAGCGTATCACAATCAATTACAATAAAACAATGATGAGAACAACCACTTCGCTGTTACTGGCGATCGTTTTGCTTGCAAGCTGTAATCAATTCGAAAAAGCACCTTCCGGAATGACATATAAAATCACCAGCGGAGGAACTAAGGAAAAAGTTAAGCAAGGACAGTTTTTGAAACTGCACATTGAATACAAGTTAAAGTCTAAGGATTCTGTATTACAATCTTCTTTTGGCCGTATCCCTGTTTATTTCCCAATTGATACCGCAAACCTGGGTAAACATACTTTCACTGAGATCATTACTAAATGTGCATCAGGAGATAAAGTTGAATTCGTGCTTTTCATTGATACCCTGAAAAAAATGCAGGTGATCGATTACAATGAAATGTTCAAACAAGGAGACATGATCAACGGACGTTTCGAGATCTTGAAAGTGTTCAATACACAAGATGAAGTGAAAGCGGATTATGACAAGGAAATGGAACTCGAAAAGCAAAGAGAGATCACAGAAGTAAAAGAGTATGCCAAGAAGAAAAATATGAAAGTACAGTCCACGGCTTCAGGTGTTCAGGTAGAGATCCTGAATCCGGGTACCGGACAAAAAGCTGATTCAGGTTGGCAGGCTTCTGTTTTGTATAAAGGTTACTTTACACAAGGCAAAAAAGATGGAGAAGTATTTGACACCAATATGAATCCTAATGCCCCGAATAACCAACCTTATCCTGTTGTGATCGGAAGTCGTAATGTGATTCCGGGTTGGGATGAAGCCCTTCGTTTGTTTGCGAAAGGTGGTAAAGGACGTATCATCGTTCCTGCTTGGATGGCCTATGGTCAGCAAGGTTCTGCACCGGTAATTCCTCCATTTGCAAATCTTGGATTTGATATTGAAGTGGTTGATGTTACCAAACCTACACCACAACCGGCTCAACCTGGAAATCCAGCTAATCCTGGTGCTCCACAACAATAAGGTGTATTGAAAATATTCAAAAAGAAAGTCCGCAAATTTTGCGGACTTTCTTTTTATAATAAGTATCGGGTTAGTAAGATGGCTTCCATCGCTTCTTTCACATCATGAACCCGCAGGATATCAGCTCCGGCTAAAAGAGCCGCCGTATTCAAAACTGTCGTGCCATTCAATGCTTCTGCAGCGGTACAATTCAAAGTTTTATAGATCGTTGATTTTCTGGAAACGCCCATCAAAACGGGTTTGCCCAATAATTTAAACTGGGATACAGAACGAATCAGTTCAAAATTCTGATCAATTGTTTTGCTAAAGCCGAATCCGGGATCCAGTATCAGGTCTGTGAGTCCTTCCTCTGTGCAAAGACCTATCCTTTTTATGAAATAATCAGTCACACTCGTGGTGATATCACCTTCTACAAATGTTTGGTGCATGGTATCCTTTTGTCCCTCCACATGCATACAAACAAAAGGCATACGTAATCGGGCCGCTGTGGAGATCATAACAGGATCGAACTGTCCACCACTGATATCATTGATGATCGATGCGCCCATATCTGCGGCATGTATAGCAACAGTACTGTAATAAGTGTCGACAGAAAGAATGGTATCGGGAAAACGTTGATGAATTTCTGGAATGATATGGGAAAGCCTTTTGATCTCCTCATCCGGTCCAACAGCAGTACTGCCCGGACGGGTGCTCTGCGCCCCGATATCGAGTATTGTAGCTCCTTCATGAATCATTTTCTCGGCCTGTTGTAAAGCGGCGTCGATGGATGATTTTCTGCTTTCCTCATAAAAAGAATCAGGGGTAGTATTGATGATGCCCATTACGATGGGTTGGTCAATTGTCAGTAATCTTCCTTTGCAGTTGAGTGTAAACATCCTTGGTTTCATTTATATTGCAGCACACTTCAAAGATATTACCAAAGCCCTAAGCGGTTCTTGAAAAATGAGCACAACAAATCAACAATACGATAACGCCATTCGAGCTTGTAAAGATATTTTCATCAAGAAAACAAAAGACTATGGTACTGCATGGCGCGTATTGCGTACTATTTCGGTGGTGGATCAGATATTCATCAAAGCATTACGTATCCGTACCATTCAAGACCTGAAAACCCAAAAAGTAGGGGACGATATTCCCTCTGAATTCAAAGGCATCATTAACTATGCGGTCATTGGTCTGATACAATTGGAAATGGGGAATCCACAAGTAGAGGAATTGCCTGTTGATCTGGTAGAAGCGAATTACAATAAGTACATAGCCTTCGCTAAAAATACCATGTTGGATAAAAACCATGATTACGGAGAAGCATGGCGCGATATGAGTCAGGAAAGCTTTGCGGATCTGATATTGATGAAATTATTACGGATCCGACAAATTTTGGAAAATGATGGTAAAACCCTGATCAGTGAAGGCATTGATGCTAATTATGTAGATATCATCAACTATTCAGTATTTGCATTGATATTAATTGACGAAGGAAAACATCACGCATGAGAACACTCATTACTTTGATCCGCTGGATCGTTGGATTGCTGTTTATTTTCTCAGGATTGGTAAAGGCCAATGATCCATTGGGACTGAGTTATAAAATGCAGGAATTTTTTGAAGTGTGGGGATGGCATTTTCTGCATGATTATACCTTGGTATTTTCATTGGTGATGAATGTGTTTGAGATCGTTGCCGGAGTGGCAGTGATCGTCGGGTGGCGTTTACGCAGTATTACATGGATGCTTTTATGGCTGATCATCTTCTTCACTTTCCTTACTGGCTATGCTTTATTCTCAGGCAAAATCAAAACATGCGGATGCTTTGGAGATTGTATTCCATTAACACCTGCCATGTCTTTCGGCAAAGACATCATTTTATTTGTGCTCATCCTGATCCTATTGTTCACCGTGGATCGTGTGCCTGCCATGATGAGCGAAACAGGAAGTATCACGATCGTATTCATTAGCCTGCTCGCAACAGCAGCTTTGCAATGGTATGTATTGAAGTATTTGCCACTGATAGACTGTTTGCCATATAAAAAAGGAAATGATATTGTAGAGCAAATGAAAACACCGGAAGGTGCGATTCCTGATAGTTTTTCCATTGTATTTAAATATAAAAAGGATGGGAAAGAGATCAGTTTTGATCAAGCTTCGTTTCCTGCTGATTTTGATTCTACCTATGAATATGTAGATAGAGAAGATAAATTGATCCGAAAGGGGAATGGATTGACTGCTAAGATCGTTGACTTTTCTTTACAGAATTTTATGGGAGAAGATACAACGCAAGCTGTATTTGCACGTAAGCAAGATTATGTGCTGGTTTTGGCAAAAGATATGAGTACCACTGATCAATGGAAAGAGGAGTTTCTTGCTCAATACCAAAAATGGGTGTCAAAAGGAGTGGTTGTTATGATCGTAACTGCAGACGCTGAAAAAGCCAAGAGCCTATTCCCTGATATAACCATTTTAAAAGGAGATGCCACAGTCATTAAAACTGCAGCAAGGGTGAATCCTACTTATTTTCTGATGAATGGGTCTTTGGTCAAGGAAAAATTACCGGCGGGAAAAGCTGCTCGCTTGATTCCATAAATATGGCTTACTGGATGATGACTTCAGTGATCACTTTCTCACCAAAAGCTTCATTCACGCGTTCAATGATTTGCGCTTTTTGATAGAGTAACTCATTCTTGAGAGGACCTACGCTGGTGGTAATAAAAAGTTTTTGGTTGATGATCTGAATTTTATCGGTGTATCTGGCGATCGTTTTGCCCATCAGTTTTTCCCAGATGTCTTCAATCTGCACGGCTCTTACGCCATTACGGAGATTGCTCTTTTTTAAAAAGCCTTTGATCGCATCACCAATGTGGAATTCTGACATGGGGTAAAGGTAAGTGAAAAGTGAAAAGTCAAAAATCAAAAGTCAAAAATCAAAGCAGAAGGCTAATAATTCATGCCATATAGAAGATCAGCCTTCATTTATGTCTTTTTACTTTTGACTTTTGCATTATAGTGTAATCATTTGAAACGGAACTTTTGTGCCAGTTAACTGTTGTTTTAGCCTTTCGGGATGCGTGTCAGTAATGAATACTTGTCCGTCGCTTTCTGTGCAAACCCATTGTAATAATTGTGACATTCTCGCATCATCCAATTTTTCAAAAACATCGTCTAGTAATAGGATAGGAGTAAACCCTTTTTTCTCTTTTAGTATCTGCCACTCCGCCAACTTAAGTGCGAAGAGTAAACTTTTTCTTTGTCCTTGTGAAGCTTCTGATTTGAATAATTGATCACCCATGGAAAGTATGATATCATCACGATGGATACCTGAACTGGTTCGCTGTAAGGCCAGATCTTTGGCACGATTGATTTGTAGCAGTTCTTTAAAATCATTCGATGATAACGGACTGTAGTATGCTAAGGAAAGGCTGTCTGATTTACCGGCAATACGTTCATAGATGGTAAAAGCCAATGGCAGCAAACTCGTTAGAAAATCTTTACGTGCATGGTAGAGAAAGTTGCCGCTATCACATAGTTGATCATTTAAGATAGACAATAATGTTTCATCAACATGGCCTGATTCGGCTGCTTGCTTCAGTAAACTGTTTCTTTGTTGTAAGATCTTTTGATAGTTAATGAGTTGCTGTAAATAGGAGTGATCCAATTGGGATAATAGTGTGTCCAGAAATTTCCTTCTCTCTTCACCGGGTCCACTGATCAATTCCACATCATCTGGAGCGATCATTACTACGGGCATTTTGCCGATATGGTCTGAGAACTTTTTGTAGGGTTCTCCATCTAACTGAAGTTCTTTTTTTCCTGTTTCACGAACAATGGCAATTACGGACATTGTTTTTTCTCCCCTGATGTAGTGTCCTTGTATCCGTAAGCCGGAAGATCCATGGTGAACGTTTTGTGCATCCGGACGAGTAAAATAACTTCTGGAAAAACTTAGGTAATAGATCGCATCCAATAAATTGGTTTTGCCGGTACCGTTTTGTCCGCATATGCCTACAATTCTCTCCTTAAAATGGAAAGATTGCTGCAAATAATTGCGAAACTGAACCAATGTTATTTCACTCAAACGGAACATAAGACGGCAAATTAAAGCACCCAAGCCGGAATAATTCATGGCAGGTATCAGGGAAAGCAATTATTTTTAATAAAAAATTGGTTTGAAGACGATATTATCAGCACAGCAATTGACCCTTACGGTAAAGCGATTGGCAC
Above is a genomic segment from Sediminibacterium sp. KACHI17 containing:
- a CDS encoding bifunctional oligoribonuclease/PAP phosphatase NrnA, whose amino-acid sequence is MHQKPDGDAMGSSLGLYHFLKALGHDVTVISPTNWANFLDWMPGCSEVVDFEQRKHYALDIINNAEVIFCLDFNVLHRTKHMEQPLTDAKCTKILIDHHQQPQEEAFTYGISDTSKSSTCEMVYDFIMSSGHADLLNIAMAECLYTGLMTDTGSFRFPATTASVHRMAAHLKETGMNHTKVHESIYDSFLENRLRFIGHALLNRMEVLYEYNTSLMYITRADLQKFDIKTGDTEGLVNYLLTIQGIKLGAIVIDRDEERKWSFRSKGDFDVNTFARKHFEGGGHKNAAGGRSSESLETTVKQFKEIIKAYHNQLQ
- a CDS encoding DUF721 domain-containing protein, yielding MSEFHIGDAIKGFLKKSNLRNGVRAVQIEDIWEKLMGKTIARYTDKIQIINQKLFITTSVGPLKNELLYQKAQIIERVNEAFGEKVITEVIIQ
- the folP gene encoding dihydropteroate synthase, with product MFTLNCKGRLLTIDQPIVMGIINTTPDSFYEESRKSSIDAALQQAEKMIHEGATILDIGAQSTRPGSTAVGPDEEIKRLSHIIPEIHQRFPDTILSVDTYYSTVAIHAADMGASIINDISGGQFDPVMISTAARLRMPFVCMHVEGQKDTMHQTFVEGDITTSVTDYFIKRIGLCTEEGLTDLILDPGFGFSKTIDQNFELIRSVSQFKLLGKPVLMGVSRKSTIYKTLNCTAAEALNGTTVLNTAALLAGADILRVHDVKEAMEAILLTRYLL
- a CDS encoding FKBP-type peptidyl-prolyl cis-trans isomerase, whose protein sequence is MRTTTSLLLAIVLLASCNQFEKAPSGMTYKITSGGTKEKVKQGQFLKLHIEYKLKSKDSVLQSSFGRIPVYFPIDTANLGKHTFTEIITKCASGDKVEFVLFIDTLKKMQVIDYNEMFKQGDMINGRFEILKVFNTQDEVKADYDKEMELEKQREITEVKEYAKKKNMKVQSTASGVQVEILNPGTGQKADSGWQASVLYKGYFTQGKKDGEVFDTNMNPNAPNNQPYPVVIGSRNVIPGWDEALRLFAKGGKGRIIVPAWMAYGQQGSAPVIPPFANLGFDIEVVDVTKPTPQPAQPGNPANPGAPQQ
- a CDS encoding DNA replication/repair protein RecF → MFRLSEITLVQFRNYLQQSFHFKERIVGICGQNGTGKTNLLDAIYYLSFSRSYFTRPDAQNVHHGSSGLRIQGHYIRGEKTMSVIAIVRETGKKELQLDGEPYKKFSDHIGKMPVVMIAPDDVELISGPGEERRKFLDTLLSQLDHSYLQQLINYQKILQQRNSLLKQAAESGHVDETLLSILNDQLCDSGNFLYHARKDFLTSLLPLAFTIYERIAGKSDSLSLAYYSPLSSNDFKELLQINRAKDLALQRTSSGIHRDDIILSMGDQLFKSEASQGQRKSLLFALKLAEWQILKEKKGFTPILLLDDVFEKLDDARMSQLLQWVCTESDGQVFITDTHPERLKQQLTGTKVPFQMITL
- a CDS encoding BT_3928 family protein, giving the protein MRTLITLIRWIVGLLFIFSGLVKANDPLGLSYKMQEFFEVWGWHFLHDYTLVFSLVMNVFEIVAGVAVIVGWRLRSITWMLLWLIIFFTFLTGYALFSGKIKTCGCFGDCIPLTPAMSFGKDIILFVLILILLFTVDRVPAMMSETGSITIVFISLLATAALQWYVLKYLPLIDCLPYKKGNDIVEQMKTPEGAIPDSFSIVFKYKKDGKEISFDQASFPADFDSTYEYVDREDKLIRKGNGLTAKIVDFSLQNFMGEDTTQAVFARKQDYVLVLAKDMSTTDQWKEEFLAQYQKWVSKGVVVMIVTADAEKAKSLFPDITILKGDATVIKTAARVNPTYFLMNGSLVKEKLPAGKAARLIP
- a CDS encoding DUF1599 domain-containing protein, which codes for MSTTNQQYDNAIRACKDIFIKKTKDYGTAWRVLRTISVVDQIFIKALRIRTIQDLKTQKVGDDIPSEFKGIINYAVIGLIQLEMGNPQVEELPVDLVEANYNKYIAFAKNTMLDKNHDYGEAWRDMSQESFADLILMKLLRIRQILENDGKTLISEGIDANYVDIINYSVFALILIDEGKHHA